Proteins encoded in a region of the Streptomyces akebiae genome:
- a CDS encoding class I SAM-dependent methyltransferase produces MQDAASRLKTLFEQLSGAPLPVRLRAWDGSTAGPPEAPVLVVRNRRALRRLLWKPGELGLARAWVAGDLGVDGDLYAVLDLVAAHVWERDEDARGLADTLRDPEARAAVKGLLKLAGPAVLIPPEPPREEVRTRHLHTRRTDRRAVSHHYDVGNDFYEAVLGPSMVYSCAYWSASDGTTTLEAAQHDKLDLICRKLDLSPGQRLLDVGCGWGSMAVHAAREYGVHVVGVTLSQEQAAYARKRVADEGLTDRVEIRVQDYRDVADGPYDAISSVGMAEHVGADRYLKYAEDLYRLIAPGGRLLNHQISRRPQRDESTYSVDGFIDAYVFPDGELAPIGTTVTQLERAGFEVRDVESLREHYALTLRAWVTNLEARWAHAVALVGPGRARVWRLYMAASALGFERNRLGVNQVLAVRPPEGGAAGLPLRARTWGA; encoded by the coding sequence ATGCAGGACGCCGCGTCGCGGCTGAAGACCCTGTTCGAGCAGCTGTCAGGGGCCCCGCTCCCGGTCCGTCTGCGGGCCTGGGACGGATCGACGGCCGGGCCGCCGGAGGCCCCGGTACTCGTGGTACGCAACCGCAGGGCCCTGCGCCGACTGCTGTGGAAGCCGGGCGAACTGGGCCTGGCCCGTGCCTGGGTCGCCGGTGACCTCGGTGTCGACGGCGACCTGTACGCCGTACTGGACCTGGTGGCGGCACATGTGTGGGAGCGGGACGAGGACGCCCGTGGCCTCGCCGACACCCTGCGCGACCCGGAGGCGCGGGCGGCCGTCAAGGGTCTGCTGAAGCTGGCCGGTCCCGCCGTCCTGATCCCGCCCGAACCGCCCCGCGAGGAGGTCCGCACCCGCCACCTGCACACCAGACGCACCGACAGACGAGCCGTCAGCCACCACTACGACGTGGGCAACGACTTCTACGAGGCCGTCCTCGGCCCGTCGATGGTGTACTCCTGCGCCTACTGGTCCGCCTCCGACGGCACCACCACCCTCGAAGCCGCCCAGCACGACAAGCTCGACCTCATCTGCCGCAAACTCGACCTGAGCCCGGGACAACGGCTCCTCGACGTCGGCTGCGGCTGGGGCTCCATGGCCGTGCACGCCGCCCGCGAGTACGGCGTCCACGTCGTCGGCGTCACCCTCTCCCAGGAGCAGGCCGCCTACGCCCGCAAGCGCGTCGCCGACGAGGGCCTCACCGACCGCGTCGAGATCCGTGTCCAGGACTACCGCGACGTCGCCGACGGGCCCTACGACGCGATCTCCTCCGTCGGCATGGCCGAACACGTGGGCGCGGACCGGTATCTGAAGTACGCCGAGGATCTGTACCGGCTGATCGCCCCCGGCGGACGGCTGCTCAACCACCAGATCTCCCGGCGGCCGCAGCGCGACGAGAGCACGTACTCCGTCGACGGCTTCATCGACGCGTACGTCTTCCCGGACGGCGAACTCGCCCCGATCGGCACCACCGTCACCCAGCTCGAACGCGCCGGGTTCGAGGTCCGCGACGTGGAGTCCCTGCGCGAGCACTACGCCCTCACCCTGCGCGCCTGGGTCACCAACCTCGAGGCCCGCTGGGCCCACGCGGTCGCCCTGGTCGGTCCCGGCCGCGCCCGCGTCTGGCGCCTCTACATGGCCGCCTCCGCCCTCGGCTTCGAACGCAACCGCCTCGGCGTCAACCAGGTACTGGCCGT